In the Chlorobium limicola DSM 245 genome, one interval contains:
- a CDS encoding response regulator: MKKNVSGGIIAVILLLSILLLSGWAIYVADRQLRAGLLAEMMMMRQEIGHVELQALTGTAADLDKSGYQELKGLLSSVCRVRTKCRFVYLIGMKPEGTLFFYADSEPEGSPDISPAGQIYQEASGRLRNVFTSGKADVEGPLPDRWGIWVSGFLPVIDNRSGKIVAVLGMDIEAADWAWDIASRSALPIGGIVVISIVVASFLFSSLRSDDTLSSPVLEKLFPFLVIVFIVLATGFASLLFWMQDRRLEDVIRQTEAEVLMQFRTSLFVQSDGLEIALNVIESDSLIADALLERQRETLYRKYLPLFDHLQKDHGVSYFCFSDSSRRCLLRMHDIEKRNELNSRFTILQAQKTRKIATGIELDPDGMLTLRVVMPVIHDGVIAGYVDIAKEIKDVADHIHFTQGLAMAFFLDKPLLKRTAWESAMQKLGRESDWNRFADNVLVFTTLPRFPEAFDSCLSQSRGRSFLQTADVEWNGKSWRVAALPFEDVSGRLIGRILVLQDVSAFKAVLFRIISFSGGSLVVILALFFGLLYNLLKRIDRGVINRERELIESRERYMLAVNGSNDGIWDWNLKSNALFLSPKWKMMIGYYDDTVSPDTYDAFEDRLHPDDKEPYRRHLQQYLKGELPVFSTEFRFLHRNGSYMWILGKGEALRDKQGMPYRMAGSFSDITSRKKAGEELMHRSAFQLVLMELAIGFVNKPLEELDSSINRALALVGAFLNVDRTYLFRYDFEKETMSNTHEWCSEGISAEKDNLQNIPNSSLPDWVFTHLKGRIIHIPNVQELPEDSSLKSILELQGIQSLISLPLVYGEQCFGFAGFDAVREKKNWGDEEISLLRVLTELFTNAELRYRHETALLDARLAAEAANRAKSEFLANMSHEIRTPMNGVIGMTRLLLNTSLAEEQRSFAQTALASGESLLTVINDILDFSKIEAGKLELEEISFDLRLLLDDFAAIMAVKAGDKGLEFICAALPDVPVRFIGDPDRIRQILTNLAGNAVKFTHKGEVAVYVSLLRETDEEVLVRFSVKDTGIGIPREKLDRLFRSFTQVDASMTRKYGGTGLGLAISRQLVELMSGEIGVNSQSGIGSEFWFTLSLKKNIFPSENGQYPLDSITGTRLLVVDDNAENRNMLRMLLTSWGVRVSEVSCASTAIERLRQAAEEGDPFRIAIIDMEMPEIDGLMLGRSIKDETALADTALLMMNSIGRRPDNEKLRRSGFFSFLVKPVRQSELYNTVSEVLFSRDIDPCNAESLQEKLAAGSVTLSEAVDSEKNDSPVRILLAEDSAVNQLVVTGILSKLGYVVDPVFNGQEALARLREFAYDLVIMDIQMPEMDGLEATRIIRDQASAVLRHDVPVIALTAHAMHGDREICLQSGMNDYVSKPIDPPALIGVIKKWL, encoded by the coding sequence ATGAAAAAAAACGTCTCAGGCGGCATTATTGCTGTTATTCTACTGCTGTCAATCCTGTTGCTCAGCGGGTGGGCGATCTATGTTGCAGATCGGCAGCTTCGTGCCGGACTCCTTGCCGAAATGATGATGATGCGGCAGGAAATCGGCCATGTTGAGCTTCAGGCATTGACCGGTACCGCAGCAGATCTTGACAAATCAGGTTATCAGGAGCTGAAAGGCCTTCTTTCGTCCGTCTGCAGGGTCAGGACAAAATGTCGTTTTGTTTATCTCATCGGCATGAAGCCTGAAGGTACTCTGTTTTTTTATGCGGATTCCGAGCCGGAAGGATCGCCGGATATTTCTCCAGCCGGACAGATTTATCAGGAAGCCTCCGGCCGGCTGCGCAATGTCTTTACTTCCGGAAAGGCAGACGTCGAAGGTCCGCTGCCTGACCGCTGGGGCATATGGGTAAGCGGTTTTCTGCCTGTTATCGATAACCGAAGCGGCAAAATCGTCGCTGTGCTCGGAATGGACATAGAAGCAGCGGACTGGGCCTGGGATATCGCTTCCCGTTCAGCCCTTCCTATAGGCGGCATCGTTGTGATAAGCATTGTTGTCGCCAGTTTTCTGTTCTCTTCACTCCGCTCTGACGATACCCTGTCGAGTCCCGTTCTCGAAAAGCTGTTTCCTTTTCTCGTTATTGTCTTCATTGTTCTTGCCACAGGATTCGCATCGCTTCTTTTCTGGATGCAGGACAGACGCCTTGAAGATGTTATTCGCCAGACGGAAGCCGAGGTGCTGATGCAGTTCAGAACTTCATTATTCGTTCAGTCCGATGGGCTTGAAATCGCCCTGAATGTCATTGAAAGCGATTCATTGATTGCCGATGCTCTGCTTGAACGGCAGAGGGAGACGCTATACCGGAAATATCTTCCTCTGTTCGATCATCTTCAGAAAGACCACGGCGTCTCCTATTTCTGTTTTTCAGATTCCTCCCGGCGATGCCTGCTGCGTATGCATGACATTGAAAAACGCAATGAGCTTAATAGCCGTTTTACCATTCTGCAGGCACAGAAAACAAGAAAAATAGCCACAGGAATCGAACTCGATCCTGATGGCATGCTGACCTTGCGGGTTGTGATGCCGGTTATTCATGACGGCGTTATTGCCGGGTACGTCGATATCGCCAAAGAGATCAAGGATGTCGCTGATCATATTCACTTCACCCAGGGTCTTGCCATGGCCTTTTTTCTTGACAAGCCGCTTCTCAAAAGAACCGCCTGGGAATCGGCAATGCAGAAACTCGGCCGCGAAAGCGACTGGAATCGCTTCGCCGACAACGTTCTCGTATTTACGACACTTCCCCGTTTTCCCGAAGCCTTTGACTCCTGTCTGTCGCAAAGCCGGGGAAGGAGTTTTTTACAGACTGCGGATGTCGAATGGAACGGAAAATCATGGAGAGTGGCCGCGCTGCCTTTTGAAGACGTATCGGGAAGACTTATCGGCAGGATTCTCGTGCTTCAGGATGTATCCGCATTTAAAGCGGTTCTGTTCAGAATTATCTCTTTTTCGGGAGGATCCCTCGTTGTCATACTCGCGCTGTTTTTCGGCCTGCTTTATAATCTTCTCAAGCGTATCGATCGCGGCGTGATAAATCGTGAGAGGGAACTGATCGAGAGCAGAGAGCGGTACATGCTTGCCGTAAACGGCAGTAACGACGGAATCTGGGACTGGAACCTCAAAAGCAACGCTCTTTTTCTTTCCCCGAAATGGAAAATGATGATCGGTTATTACGACGATACGGTATCTCCCGATACCTATGATGCATTCGAAGATCGTCTTCATCCGGATGATAAAGAGCCGTACAGGCGGCATCTGCAGCAATATCTCAAAGGAGAATTGCCGGTATTCAGCACCGAGTTCAGGTTTCTGCACCGGAACGGTTCTTATATGTGGATTCTCGGCAAGGGAGAGGCGTTGCGTGATAAACAGGGGATGCCATACAGAATGGCCGGTTCCTTCAGCGATATTACCAGCCGTAAAAAAGCCGGGGAGGAGCTCATGCACAGGTCGGCATTTCAGCTGGTGCTCATGGAGCTTGCCATAGGATTTGTCAATAAACCGCTTGAAGAGCTTGACAGCTCGATAAATCGGGCTCTTGCCCTGGTTGGAGCGTTTTTGAACGTCGACAGAACATATCTGTTCCGTTACGATTTTGAAAAAGAGACGATGAGCAATACGCACGAATGGTGCAGTGAGGGAATCAGTGCTGAAAAAGACAACCTTCAGAATATTCCGAATTCGTCGCTTCCCGACTGGGTGTTCACTCATCTCAAAGGCAGAATTATTCACATTCCGAATGTTCAGGAGCTGCCTGAGGACAGTTCTCTGAAATCGATTCTTGAACTGCAGGGAATTCAGTCTCTCATATCGCTCCCTCTCGTTTACGGAGAGCAGTGTTTCGGTTTTGCCGGCTTTGATGCAGTAAGGGAGAAGAAGAACTGGGGCGATGAAGAGATCTCGCTTCTGCGTGTTCTGACGGAATTATTCACGAATGCGGAGCTTCGCTATCGGCACGAAACCGCGCTGCTCGATGCGCGTCTTGCGGCTGAAGCCGCCAATCGGGCGAAAAGCGAGTTTCTTGCAAATATGAGTCATGAAATCCGTACGCCGATGAATGGTGTTATCGGTATGACCCGTCTGCTGCTCAATACATCGCTCGCTGAAGAACAGCGGAGTTTCGCTCAGACAGCGCTTGCAAGCGGAGAATCGCTCTTGACTGTTATCAACGATATTCTCGATTTTTCCAAAATAGAAGCCGGAAAACTCGAACTTGAAGAAATCTCTTTTGATTTACGCTTGCTCCTCGATGATTTTGCTGCGATTATGGCGGTAAAAGCGGGCGATAAAGGTCTTGAATTCATTTGTGCGGCTCTGCCGGATGTGCCCGTTCGCTTCATAGGCGATCCTGACAGAATCCGGCAGATTTTGACGAATCTTGCGGGCAATGCGGTTAAATTTACGCATAAAGGGGAGGTTGCGGTCTATGTATCGTTACTTCGTGAAACAGATGAAGAGGTCCTCGTCCGTTTTTCAGTTAAAGATACCGGAATTGGAATTCCCCGGGAAAAGCTCGACCGGTTATTCAGAAGCTTTACTCAGGTTGACGCTTCAATGACCCGTAAATATGGGGGTACCGGATTGGGGCTTGCCATCAGCCGTCAGCTTGTTGAACTCATGTCGGGAGAGATAGGAGTGAACAGCCAGTCCGGCATCGGTTCGGAGTTCTGGTTTACGCTTTCCCTCAAAAAAAATATTTTCCCTTCTGAAAACGGACAGTATCCGCTGGACTCGATTACCGGTACCCGACTTCTTGTGGTCGATGATAACGCTGAAAACCGCAACATGCTTCGGATGCTGCTGACCTCCTGGGGTGTCAGGGTCTCGGAAGTCTCCTGCGCATCAACGGCCATCGAGCGGCTTCGTCAGGCTGCCGAAGAAGGTGATCCTTTCAGGATAGCCATTATCGATATGGAGATGCCTGAAATCGACGGGTTGATGCTCGGGCGTTCAATAAAAGATGAAACGGCTTTGGCGGATACGGCACTGCTTATGATGAACTCGATAGGACGCCGGCCTGATAACGAAAAGCTTCGTCGGTCGGGTTTTTTCTCATTTCTCGTTAAACCGGTACGACAGTCTGAATTATACAATACCGTTTCTGAAGTTCTCTTTTCCCGCGACATCGATCCCTGCAATGCGGAGTCATTGCAGGAAAAGCTTGCCGCCGGCAGTGTAACGTTGTCTGAGGCAGTCGATTCGGAAAAAAACGACAGCCCGGTTCGAATCCTGCTCGCAGAAGACAGCGCGGTCAATCAATTGGTCGTCACAGGTATTCTCAGCAAGCTCGGTTATGTCGTAGATCCCGTATTCAATGGTCAGGAGGCGCTTGCCCGTCTTCGTGAATTTGCCTATGACCTTGTCATAATGGACATCCAGATGCCTGAAATGGATGGGCTGGAAGCCACAAGGATAATAAGGGATCAGGCTTCGGCAGTGCTGCGGCATGATGTTCCGGTTATTGCCCTTACCGCACATGCCATGCATGGCGACCGGGAGATCTGTCTCCAGTCGGGAATGAACGACTATGTCTCCAAACCCATTGACCCGCCTGCTCTTATCGGGGTGATAAAAAAATGGCTGTGA
- the sugE gene encoding quaternary ammonium compound efflux SMR transporter SugE, translating to MDWFALVVAGSLECVWAVGLKYTEGFSKPIPSLITLIAMICSFWLLSFAMKTIPAGTAYAVWTGIGAAGVAVAGIMLFDESRDTARLICLLLIVAGVAGLRLFSR from the coding sequence ATGGACTGGTTTGCACTCGTTGTCGCCGGCAGCCTCGAATGTGTCTGGGCTGTCGGCCTGAAATACACCGAAGGGTTTTCGAAACCGATTCCCTCACTGATTACGCTTATAGCCATGATCTGCAGTTTCTGGCTGCTTTCCTTTGCCATGAAAACCATACCGGCAGGAACCGCCTATGCTGTCTGGACAGGTATAGGTGCTGCGGGAGTAGCTGTTGCCGGAATCATGCTTTTTGACGAATCCCGCGATACGGCCCGTCTCATCTGCCTGCTGCTTATTGTAGCCGGAGTTGCCGGATTGAGACTGTTTTCTCGATGA
- a CDS encoding Gfo/Idh/MocA family protein, translated as MKKTVRIGFLGSGWAQVAQAPAFSLLEDVQLAAVSSPTEARRLKFMDRFGIPDGYADWQDMLTADLDLVCVTTPPYLHARMVTALLESGKSVLCEKPFALTVPEAAAMHFTALRSPGLALIDHQLRLHPAIRCMKQMIDSGEIGKVYEVRSVVNLATRNRPEQRYSWWSDAAKGGGALGAIGSHLIDLNRYLIGEISEVCCNLATSIPQRPDELGKFCQVTSDDSFAMFMKFGPSSIALGSSSLMHVTTVGSYTWFSFEVVGSMKTIRLDGAGRLWEIANSEAKGGRSLIDAPRWKQIEPMLGWDELVLQERIKLSSLAVHGIFAVGFAFLAHRIVKALRNGEQKLHDTAGFADGIMTQKILHAAAESNRQHHWIKV; from the coding sequence ATGAAAAAAACAGTCAGAATAGGTTTTCTCGGCAGCGGTTGGGCACAGGTGGCTCAGGCTCCCGCATTTTCGCTGCTCGAGGACGTTCAGCTTGCCGCCGTGTCAAGTCCGACAGAAGCCCGCCGTCTCAAATTCATGGACCGCTTCGGCATTCCGGACGGCTATGCCGACTGGCAGGATATGCTGACGGCCGATCTCGATCTGGTCTGTGTGACCACTCCCCCATATCTGCATGCCCGAATGGTAACGGCACTGCTTGAAAGCGGTAAAAGCGTGCTGTGCGAGAAACCTTTCGCGCTCACGGTACCCGAAGCCGCAGCAATGCATTTTACCGCACTTCGTTCACCGGGCCTTGCCCTGATCGATCATCAGTTGCGTCTGCATCCGGCCATACGATGCATGAAACAGATGATCGACAGTGGAGAAATCGGCAAAGTGTATGAAGTTCGGAGCGTCGTCAACCTGGCCACCCGTAACCGGCCGGAACAGCGCTACTCGTGGTGGAGTGACGCGGCAAAAGGGGGCGGAGCCCTCGGCGCCATAGGTTCGCATCTCATTGACCTTAACCGCTATCTTATCGGAGAGATATCCGAGGTCTGCTGCAATCTTGCAACCTCGATTCCGCAGCGTCCCGATGAGTTGGGGAAATTCTGCCAGGTCACCTCCGACGACAGTTTTGCCATGTTCATGAAATTCGGTCCCTCTTCGATAGCGCTCGGCTCCTCTTCGCTCATGCACGTTACGACGGTCGGTTCTTATACCTGGTTCTCCTTCGAGGTGGTCGGAAGCATGAAAACCATACGTCTTGACGGTGCCGGAAGGCTGTGGGAGATTGCCAACAGCGAGGCAAAGGGAGGCCGAAGCCTCATCGATGCTCCGCGATGGAAGCAGATCGAGCCGATGCTCGGGTGGGACGAACTGGTGCTTCAGGAACGCATAAAGCTTTCGTCGTTGGCCGTACACGGTATTTTCGCCGTTGGGTTCGCTTTTCTTGCCCATCGTATCGTCAAGGCTCTGCGCAACGGCGAACAGAAGCTGCACGACACCGCCGGGTTTGCCGATGGGATCATGACCCAGAAAATTCTTCATGCCGCCGCCGAATCGAACCGGCAGCATCATTGGATAAAAGTATAG